A region of the Flavobacteriaceae bacterium MAR_2010_188 genome:
AGAGATTTAAAAGCAGTTTCCAACCCAAAAACAAGACTGGGAAAATCCGCTAATTTATTTCGAAGTTCTTCTAGACCAAGATTTATATTCTCGCAGGTCCATTTTAGTTTGTTTTCGTAATCCGGTCTATCATCAACAGAAAGCTCTCGGAACATTCCGCATTCCCCGATACCAGTTTTAATGCCATCAAAGATTTTTATAAACCAGGTATCTTTATGTTTAAGTATTCCTCGAGAGGTACCGCTGGGAGTTTTAAAAATGAGTGAATAAGGAATAACTTCCGCAGTCATTTTATTATTTGAAGAGATTCTATTGTTTGTTGAATTCGTCCCGTATTCTTACATAGACCAACTTGTAGCGACTTTTTGCTTTGTCCCTGCGATCTATTTCAAAATTTTTGATGGACTTTATAAGAAGTGTCAATTTGAGGAAACCATAATTCCGAGAATCAAAATTAGGCTGTTTTTTTTGGAGCAAGTTTCCAACATCACCAAGGAACGCCCAACCATCCTCATCGGCAACATCGCTAATAGTAGATGAAATCAGATTAATTACCCTTGGGGTAATCTTATCAATGTTTTCTTTGTTTTCCGCTTCAGTATTGACCGTCTTGGACTGTTCGTCAGTAGTAGACTTTTTCAAGATTTCGAGATAGATAAATTTATCGCATGCAGCGATAAAAGGATCAGGAGTTTTCTTTTCGCCAATTCCAAAGACCTGCATCCCGGCTTCCCTTAATCTAGTTGCCAGTCTGGTAAAGTCGCTATCGCTAGAAACGAGACAGAAACCATTAACCTTCTCAGAATACAAGATATCCATGGCATCAATAATCATAGCCGAATCCGTTGCATTCTTCCCCGTTGTATAGCCATACTGTTGGATTGGAGTTATGGCGTTTTCTAACAAAACCTGCTTCCATTTATTGAGTTTTGTATTGGTCCAATCTCCGTAGATTCTCTTTATGGTTGGGTTACCATACTTGGCAATTTCTTCCATCATCTCCTTAACATAGGCCGATGGAATATTATCCCCGTCTATTAGTATAGCAAGCTTTATATCCATTTATCTAATTTTGAGTTGCTTATTTTTTGGATTTCTTAATCCTTTTGGCTTCCTTTTTTTCTTTAGGTGTTAATGCAGCCTCTTTCTTAACGTTTTTCTTTGAGTCGTGTGATTTTGCCATCTTGTGGTTTTTTTAAATATCGCTGGTAAAAATAAGGTATATCCCGATAGATTTCTCCTAATAATAAAAAAAAGCTGCAGTTTTCTGCAGCTTTAGATTTATTTATTTTGAAGGATTAGGCGTTGTCCCTTGGTTGGTGCTTTTCCTGTTTTTGCTTAACCTGTTCGTTAATTTCCTTTCCATCGGATTGGTTTTGCTTTTGGTTTATCGCGTTTTCCTTAATTCCTTTTTTCTTATTATCCTGTCCTGGAATCTTCTTATCATTCATAATTGCTCGATTTTAATTAAACTTATATTTCTATACTTTCTCCAATTTCTAAAAGCATTAAATCTTTTCCTTTATCAAAGAATTTTCGTTTTGCTTCGTCCTTGTCGATTTCGATATACCCAAAGGTATCATAATGATAGCCTAATATCTTATCGCATTCAATAAAATCACTAGCTATAATGGCATCATCTACTCCCATGGTAAAATTATCACCAATTGGCAAAATGGCTAAGTCTATATCGGTATATAGCGGGATAAGCTTCATATCAAACGTTAGAGCGGTGTCGCCGGCGATGTAAATATTCTTGTGTTCACCTTCAATTACAAAACCACCTGGTTGCCCGCCATAAGAACCATCATCAAAGGAAGATGTATGGATTGCGTTGACGTATTTTACATTCCCGAACTCAAAATCCCAACTCCCACCATGGTTCATAGGATGTACATCTAGTCCTTTAGCATCATAATGATTCGCAACCTCATAATTTGAAACTATGATTGCATCAGTATTTCTAGCAATGGCTTCAACATCTAAAACATGATCTTGATGGGCATGAGTCACTAAAATGTAATCGGCTTTAATTTGATTTATATCAATATCTGCTGCCTTGTCATTGCCAGTAATAAATGGGTCTACCACAATATGAATACCGTTAATCTCAATCCCCAACGAGGCATGTCCATAAAACGTAATCTTCATGTTTAAATATTTTTTGATTATAATTTACAAAAAACTAAGGCATATTTCTTTATAATATGTCTGAGTTTGAAAATTTCAATTTTCATGCTAACCATAATTATATAATATGATTTAGAAAATGAATTTTAAAGATAAGAAAGAATGAGATTCAATGTTAAATTTCTTCACCTACAAGATGTACCCTATGCCTAAAAGCAGCGAAAACGCAAAAGCAGAAAGCGCCAAAGGTTTTAGGAGTGTATCAAAATCTTCAGGTTTTTTTGCTTTTTTAACTTTGATAAGATGAAAAATCAGAGGTACAAAAATCAGTAGCACCAAAAGATTAGAAATCGAAGAGTAATACAAAATCACAAATGCCAGAGTAATAATCATCGTCCCAACAATCAGCAAGTAATGATAAGACTTTGCGCTTTTAATTCCCAGTCTAACTGCCACGGTAATTTTATTAGAAAATTTATCTGAATCGATATCACGCATATTATTCAAATTTAAAACACCAACGCAAAGCAAACCCAGTGCAATTGCAGGCAAGAACACGTGATGGTCTAATTGCATGGTATATAAAAAATAGCTACCGATGACGCTCAGTAAGCCAAAAAAGATAAACACGAAAAAGTCTCCTAAAGACCTATAACCGTAAGCTTTCTCCCCGATGGTATAATTCATCGCGGCATATATAGAAGCACAGGCAAGGATAAAAAAAAACAGGACATAAATGAAATGTTTTACACCAAAAGCAAAATATAGAAGTATGGTTGTAAATATTATAACTACAATGATGTTAAGCCTAATTGCCTTAAGCATATCATCTGGAGTGATTTTTCCGCTTTGGATAGCTCTCGCTGGCCCTACCCTTTTCTCACCGTCGGTGCCTTTTACGCCATCGCCATAATCATTGGATAAATTTGATAAAATCTGTAAGCTAATTGTAGTTAGTATAGCGAACAAAAGAATTGTAATCTTGAAGTATCCATTATAATATGCGAAACATGACCCCAAAATAATCCCAGAGATAGATAAAGGAAGTGTTCTTAAACGGATCGCTGACAACCACGATTTAAAATTGTTCATTTAGTCATCTTAATTTTAGGGAATCCATTTTTTTTCAAAATTAGGTTTTCTTTTTTCTAAGAAAGCATCTCGTCCTTCTTTGGCTTCATCTGTCATATAGGCCAGACGTGTAGCCTCCCCAGCAAATACTTGTTGACCTACCATACCATCGTCAGTAAGATTCATAGCAAATTTAAGCATCTTTATAGAAGTTGGTGATTTAGCTAATATTTCCTGAGCCCATTCATAAGCTGTGCTCTCTAATTCTTCATGTGGTATCACCGCATTTACCATTCCCATATCAAAAGCTTCTTGAGCGGAATAATTGCGTCCTAGAAAGAAAATCTCCCGGGCTCTTTTTTGCCCCACCATTTTTGCAAGATATGCAGAACCGTAACCGCCATCAAAACTGGTGACATCGGCATCGGTCTGTTTAAAAATGGCGTGCTCTTTACTGGCCAAAGTTAAGTCGCAAACAACATGTAAACTATGTCCACCACCAACCGCCCAACCAGGAACTACCGCGATTACAACTTTTGGCATAAATCTAATTAGCCTCTGTACCTCTAAAATATTAAGTCTATGATAACCATCCTGACCTACGTAACCTTGGTGTCCTCTAGCTTTTTGATCGCCCCCACTACAAAATGAATACACCCCATCTTTAGATGAAGGTCCTTCAGCAGAAAGCAAAACAACACCGATATTTACATCTTCGTTCGCATCGCTAAACGCATCAAATAATTCTGATGTTGTCTGCGGTCTAAATGCATTCCTGACATCTGGTCGGTTAAATGCGATTCTGGCAACTCCGTTTTTCTTGCGGTAAGTTATGTCTTTGTAGTCTTGGACGTTCAACCAATCACTCATTGGTACTATTTTACTTCAATTTTAAACAAAAATACTCAAATAAGGTAGAGTAATATCTAAATTGATCAATTAGTATAACTTAATAAAATTTATATTTGTACCGATAATTAATAGCCCACAATGAACATAATTGATTCCCCGGTCAATTCTAAGATAATTGCCACCTATACTATTTCCATTGGCAAAATTTACATTTTTGATTGTTATGTTGTTGCCGAATATAACGAAGGTCTTCATCTCTCATTTGATGATTATGAAGATGTGATTAATATTATAGACATGCATTTCGCTAACCGAAAATTTGGATATATTGCAAATAGAGTTAACTCCTATTCCTTCTTGCTTACTGATGCACATAAGTATCATAAAGCCCTGCCGAATTTACATGTATATGCCGTTGTTTATTATAGCACATTAGCAAGACAGAATGTAGATTTAGAGAATCGTTTTTTTCAATTCAATCGAGAAAGTTTTTCTGAACTTAGCTCAGCAATAGAATGGGTGAAGATGGCAATGTCGAAGATTAAAGAAACGCAGTGTTAATCCTTTAGATAGATTCCATCATCTTTTAGGTCGATGAGTCTTTGCTTATAGAGTGTACCAATAGCTTTCTTAAAGCTTTTTTTACTCATTTCTAACTGATCCTTAATTTCTTCTGGGTTAGATTTGTCCGTTAGCTTAATGACGCCATTGTTTTTTTGGAGTGTTTCCATAATAGCATCAGCATTAGGCTCAATACTTCTATAGCCCATTTTGCTAAGCGTGACGTTAATCTTATTATCAGGACGGATTTTCTTGATAATTCCCTTAAGACGGTCACCTACACTTAATTCCTTAAATAAGTCATCTTGAAAAATGAGTCCAAGATGCTTTTTGTTGATGATGACGTTCATCCCTAATTCTGAAGGGTGACTTACAATGAGATCAACTTCTTCGAAAGGCTCAACCGTAAGCTCGGTATTATCCAAAAATTGATTGGTTTTACTTGAGGCAACTAAGCGCTCGGTCTTTTCATCCAAATAGCAATAAACAAGATACCAGCCGCCAACCTTCATCTTAAAAGCTTGCTCTTGAAATGAACAGAAAAGTTCCTTAACTAATCCCCAGTCTAGAAAAGCGCCGAAATCATTGACTTCATTACAACGCAAGAGTGCAAATTCTTCACGCTTAATATAGGGTTCGTCAGTAGTTGCGACAATACGTTCTTCGTTATCTAAGTAGACAAACACTTTAATTTCGTCCCCGATATCAAAGGTTTCTGGTACGTATCTATTTGGAAGTAAAACTTCATTTCCGTCTTCATCTTCCAAAAACAAACCTGGGTCTGTATCCCTGACTATCTCTAATAAATTGTAATATCCTAATTGCATTCTGCGAAGATAGCGATAATGTCTTATTAACCATAAATGGATAAGAACTAATATCTTTCTTTACTTAAGGTGTTCAAAATATTCTAAAAGGATTTTATCATTCTCTTTTCTTGGGGTGAAGATTTCTAACAATCGTGGTCTTTCTGATGGATTGAAAAATGTCTTCAGGTTAGTAGATAACTCCTGTTCATCGAGGGCCTCAAAATATTCAAAATCAAACATCGAACAGAGATGTTTAGAATTTAAATTATGAATAGTTTCAAAATAGTTTTCAAAATTGGTTGAATTTTTATCGCCCGGTAAAATTCTAAAGATGCCTCCGCCGTGATTATTCACAACTATTATTCTAAAGTGAGAAGGTATGTAATCGTTCCAAAGCGCATTGCTGTCATAGAAAAAACTCAAATCGCCCGTAATGAGCAAGGTCTGCTCTTTCCTTTGTACGGAACAACCAACCGCCGTAGACGTGCTACCATCTATTCCACTGGTTCCTCTATTACAAAAAACCTCAATATTCCCTGGTATATCAAAAAGTTGAGCGTACCGAATGGTGGCGCTATTACTAAGTTGAAGAACTATTTTATCAGTGATATTTTTTAGAATAATGTCAAACGCCTTAAAATCTGAAAAGTCGATCTTGTCGATATATTCTTTATGTTTAATCTTTCTTTTCTCTTTTACCAATTCCCACTTGGTCCGGTAATCGGTTTTATTTGTGTTTAGCTTCGGAAGAAATTCTCTTAAAAAGTCATTCGAAGATAAGTTGAAGGTTTTATTTAGTTTAAAATAAGTATCTAGAGCAGGGTTCTCACCTACGTGCCAATGCTGTTCTGGCGAATGTGTCCGAAGAAATGCCTTTATTTTTTTTGAAATTACCATGCCGCCAAACGTCAGAAGAATTTCAGGTTGAAGCTCTTTAAAATCAGCTTCATTTAAGGGCGCGATGATTTTGTCGATACTGGGAAAGGTTAGCGCGGAGTGAATATTAGAAGTTGTTTCTGTAAAAATCAGCACGCTCTCATCTTTTGCTAAAGTATCAATCAGTTCTTTTTCGATTGCATTGGGTTGAAGCACACCAATAATGACCATCTTTTTATGCGCAGAATTCCATGCTTCAGCATAACTATCCAAATCGACCAAGACTGATTCTTTTTTAGGGTCCAATGGTCTCATCAAAGTGGGATGTACTAATAAATTTTCAGTTGTTACATAAAGCGGCTCATCAAATGGAACATTTATATGAACTGGACTAGACTTAGTGATAGCAAGGTTAAAAGCTTTATTTATTTCAACTTCATTAGATTCTTGAATGCCTTTTTGAATACCGATAAAACGTTCGAGATTATTTTCTAGACTTTTAAAGATTTCAAGTTTTTCTGGATTTTTGACTGCTTTTTCGGGAGAGATATCAATTTTCAAATTGCAACTATACGCAACGTGATTTTCAAAAACATTCTCTTGATTGATTGTTTGTCCATCACCTACGTTGAGCAAGTGCTTCGGGCGATCTGCCGAGATAATTATAAGCGGAATATTACTAAAATATGATTCGGCGACGGCGGGATAATAATTTAAAACCGCACTTCCAGAGGTACATATCAAAACAGTTGGAATTCCGGTTTGCTGGGAAATGCCCATGCCAAAAAATGCCGCGCATCTTTCATCCACAATACTATAACAATTGAAGAATTCGTCTTCCATAAATCCAATGATTAATGGCGCATTTCGGCTTCCAGGAGAAATCACAACATTCTTGAATCCGTATGATTTACAGAGTTGGACGATCGTTTGGGCAAGCGGTATTTTTGAGTAAGTCATCTTAACCACAAAGATAGAATCTTCACTATAAAAACAGGAACAACTTAGGAGCTAATGAGTATAAATATTAGCCGAGAACATTTTTTATAGTCCTCGTTTTATTTATGGTTTCTTGCCACTCATTTTCCGGAATCGATTCTGAAGTAATGCCGCCTCCAACAAAAATGGAGGCGTTTCCATCAACGATTTTCATACATCTTAAATTTACGTACAAATCGGTTTGAAACGTATCAGTGAAAAATGCTCTATTCTCAATATTTCTTCTCACTGTTTTTCTATTTTTTGAAGTCGAAAGATTGAGTTCTCCCAAAAAGCCAGTATAAAATTCACGATTATAATTCTCATTTTCAAATATGAATTTTTTGGCCAAATCACGGGGCACCCCACAAACAGCAGGTGTTGGATGAAGTTTTTGTATGATTTTTTGAAGTTCAGAATCCTTGTTTTTTAATTTTCCAGATACTGCGGTTTTAAGATGAAATAAGTTTCCGGCTTTTACGGTTTGCACTTTTTCAGTTTCAACTTCTATAACAAAATCTTTTAAACTTTCAACTAAAAAATCAGTGACTAATTGTTGTTCCCTAAATTCTTTACTTGTCCATTCTATAGCTTCAGAATTTTTTGTTCCCGCTAAAGCAACGGTTCTAAGTCGATTCCTTTCAATATTTAAAAATCTTTCTGGCGAAGCTCCTAGCCAAACTCCAAAGCTTGGGTGGTAACAAATGTAGACGAAGGCGGAAGGATGTATTTTTAACAAACGTTTATATATGAAAAAAATGTCGTCAGATTTAAGCGGGACAACCTCTACTCTACTTAAAACAATTTTTTCAACAGCAGAATTTTTGATATACTCTATTGTGTTACTAATCAATTCTAGATATCTCCCTCGTTCTTGCAAAGATTCTAAGGTAATAGAATCGGAAAAACTATTCTCCAAAATTTCAAAATCAATCTCGTCAAGATTTTCTTGAATCAGACGGCACTCAGCTTCTGGTAAAATAATGGTTTTATGAGAGTCGTCGAAGGGCGACATTATAAATCCTTTTTCACTAAAATCCTTAATGTAATGTAATTCTTCGGTGTCTTGTAAATAAGCTTTAACCGTGGCAGAATTTGGTTTATGATAAGCTACAAAAGGTAGTCTGGAGTTATAATGTATTTCTAATTCTTTAAATATTGAACTTGCGTTCATGCGGTTATTTAGATTTAGGAAGCGCTATGGTGGTCAGTTTGCAAAGTGACACCAAGTTATCATTATCATCTGTAATCCTGATTTCTAAGAGTTGGGTAGTCCGGCCTTTATGGATAAATTTTGCAGTGGCATATACAAATCCATCTCTAACGCTTTTAAGGTGATTGGCAGAAATTTCTATACCTCGTACAAAAAGTTCTTTCTGGTCCAAAAAGAGATGAGCGGCAAAACTACCGACACTTTCTGCAAGCGCCACAGAAGCCCCACCATGAAGTACGCCATCGGGCTGATAAACTTTAGAACTTACTGGCATTCGCGCAATCAAATAATCATCCCCATAATCAAGAAATTCTATTGAAAGAGTTTCCATCAAGGTGTTTTTACAAATTTCATTTGCTTCAGAAATGACTTCTTCTTTGCTTCGTGGCATTATGATTATTTTTGGTCAGGTAAAAATACAAAACGACTCACTAACATGAATTCTACTAAAAAAGAAATCTCATACACCACTACCAATAGTTATTCAACCTTAAATAAATTATCCAATAGAACTAAGACCATTTGGTTTGTTTGCCATGGGATGGGACAGTTAAGCGAACGCTTTATAGAACATTTTTCGATTTTAGATGAAGTTGAAAATTATATAATTGCGCCGCAAGCACCCAGCAAATATTATCATACGCAAGAATACAAAACAGTTGGCGCATCATGGCTTACAAAGTTGAATACTAAAAAAGACACAGAAAATGTACTACGTTATTTTGATTCCATTTTTGAGAATGAACATATACCTAAAGACATTTCAATTAATTTTTTAGGCTATTCACAGGGTGTGTCGGTAGTAATGAGATATATCGCGAGCAGAAAAATACAGTTTACCCAGCTAATACTTTTTGCAGGTGGTATACCTGTAGAACTCAAACCTGAAAATTTTACCCATCTACGAATGGGTTTTAAGGTAACTTACATTTATGGTGATGAAGATACTTACTTGAATAACCCAAGAATCGCATCAGAAATGAAAAAATTAGAATCGTTATTGCCCGATGCTCATAAAATCGCAAGATTTTCTGGCAACCATACTTTTAATCTTGAAGAAGCAATAAAAAATATCTAAAAAGAAACGACCACCTAAAAGGTGGCCGTTCCCATTCAATTAAGAATTGCTATTAATCTCGATTTTAACGTTTGTTATTGGAAGAAATGATCTGTTTTATCATCGTTTCCTTCTCAGTTGTTACTCGTACAAATAACATTCTGTCTAGCGCGTTAGTAAGATTAATTTCTTTCTTGCCATTTTCTCCTTTACTGTAAGAGATGTTTCTGTAAGTTCTAACTACATTACCCATTATATCTACAATTTCGATATCAACTTTGGTATTATAATCAAACTCATAATTCACCTCTACGTTTTTCACAAATGGGTTAGGAGAAACTCTTACAGAGGATTCCTTACTTAGAGAAAGTGCAGTTGACACATCGTCAGGAACAGTATTTAGACAAGAAATTGCATTTGAGCCAGCAAACGAATCGCTTCCTCCATCATCGCCATCAACTGGTCCGCCATCACAAGCAACACCATGCAAGATAATATAGAAATCACCTGAAACCTCAATAGGACCGAGATCATAACTTTGAACTCCTCCACCGAGCGTAGGATTGAAGTTATATTGACCTGGTGCTACTGTAGCAACTGATTTTTTTCCTTTCTTCTGCATTGGATATTTAGTACAACCGATATAGACATGTATTTCATTTAAAACATTTCCATCAATGGTTTCGTAGTGTACTGTCACCGTCTCACCGTCGTAATTTACGATGGCAAAACCATATTCAGTGGCAGGACTACCTTCGTCGGTAGGATCACAATCATTTCCACTTCCACCATAAAGAGTAAATCTGTACTCTCCTGGAGTTGTGATGTGATTAGTCCAACCCCATCGGTCTAAATTATCCTCTAAGAAACAAAGGCTTGTATCGCTATTATAACCGAACACGGTATCGCATTCAATTACACACTGTATAACGGATATGTCTGTCATCGCTGAGTCAGAGCATCCGGCCTCACTTTCATAGGTATAGGTTACAGTAGCACTCAAACCAGCTCCAACTGAAGAAGGATCAAACGTAAATGTAAGACCATTTCCATCATCGGTTACACCGGTTCCGCTATAAACACCACCAACTGGCAATCCACCTCCTAGAACAACAGGTCCATTTTCAAGGCATATGCCATCTAAGAAAGGATCTAATGTAACATTTGGTAATGGATTAACCGTTAGTATTGCAGAACTAGCACATTCACCTACGGTAACAGTAATAAGTACACCACCTTCAGCAACACCTGTGGCAATTCCATTGGCATCTATTGTGGCTATTGCTTCATCTTCAGATTCATAGGTTGCTCCTTCTTCAAAGAAACTTACCGTATCACCTACGCAAACTTCATCTTCTTCTACGATAGGTGCAGGACTAACCGCAACTATTTCATTACATGTTGAAGGACAACTTGGTGCACCTTCATAATTTGCAGTAATGGTAAGAATCAACTCAAAGCTTGTTTCACCTGCATCTGGTTTAACATCTACAGTGGTTCCATCATTAGACCCCATAATGGTGGCTCCTCCACCTGCTCCAATCTCCCATAAATATTCGTTGTAAGTCTCATCAACTCCAAGATAAGCATAGGTACGGGTTGCATTATCACAAGCCGTTAACAAGTCACTTGGGTCTTCACCTTCAAAACCTATTGAACAAGCTGGAATAGGATTCTCATAGACCGTGAACTCTAGGTCGTAAGGACAACCATTGATATCGAAGACGTTCTCCACGTGCGGGGAACCGGCGGCACCATAAGGCCCGTAGCTCTCATCGTTACCGTCCCCGTCGCTGTCGTAGCTGAAGGTCCAGGTATCGCCATCGCAGACCGTGTAAGACGCTGTGTAAGTATCGGTGACATCGTACTCGTCAACGGTGAACTCCAATTGGTAAGTGCAACCGTTGATATCGGTGACGTCTTCCGTATGGACGCCCTCGCCGTAAGGCCCGTAGCTCTCATCGTTACCGTCCCCGTCGCTGTCGTAGCTGAAGGTCCAGGTATCGCCATCGCAGACAGTGTAAGACGCTGTGTAAGTATCGGTGACATCGTACTCGTCAACGGTGAACTCCAATTGGTAAGGGCAACCGTTGATATCGGTAACTTCTTCCGTATGGACGCCCTCACCGTAAGGCCCGTAGCTCTCATCGTTACCGTCCCCGTCGCTGTCGTAGCTGAAGGTCCAGGTATCGCCATCACAGACCGTATAAGAATCTTGATAGGCATCAGTAACGTCGTTCTCATAGACTGTGAACTCTAGGTCGTAAGGACATCCGTTGATATCGGTAACGTTCTCTACGTGCGGGGAACCGGCGGCACCATAAGGCCCGTAGCTCTCATCGTTACCGTCCCCGTCGCTGTCGTAGCTGAAGGTCCAAGTACCGCCATCGCAGACCGTATAAGACGCTGTGTAAGTATCGGTGACATCGTACTCGTCAACGGTGAACTCCAATTGGTAAGGGCAACCGTTGATATCGGTAACGTCTTCCGTATGGACGCCCTCGCCGTAAGGCCCGTAGCTCTCATCGTTACCGTCCCCGTCGCTGTCGTAGCTGAACGTCCATGAATCACCATCGCAAACCGTATAGGAATCCATATAGGTATCCGTGACATCGTACTCGTCAACGGTGAACTCCAATTGGTAAGGGCAACCGTTGATATCGGTAACATCTTCCGTATGGACGCCCTCGCCGTAAGGCCCGTAGCTCTCATCGTTACCGTCCCCATCGCTGTCGTAGCTGAAGGTCCAGGTATCGCCATCGCAGACCGTATATGAATCCTCATATGTTCCGGTAAGATCCTTAATTATTACACTCACTGGCCCATAAGTTAAGGTACACTCTGTCGCAACTGTTGTTGCGACAATCTGATATTCCCCTTGGGGTAAATCCTCAAATACAATATCATCACCAGTGCCACAAACTTCAGCTCCATAGTTCATATAGCTCGACGTACTACTATCATATTTTTGTAACTGATAACACTCAGTAGTAGATGAATCTTCAAGAGTGACTGTACCATTTGGTGAATCAGACCCACACACATCAGAACCTACAAGGGTTTTTTCTCTAGGTTGACTATCAAATGCGCCAAAAACTAAATCCCCATTTGCGGATGTTGGCTCTTGAGATTGACTGGTCTTAAAAATAATTGATGAAAAACATGCATCAATATTTACAGATAATCCAAATTCTGCTTCCAACTTACAAAGATCCACGGTAGCTTCGAAGAATGTACCCGATGTATACTTGTCTTTTGGCGCAAATTTACCCCGGTAATCAAAACAGGAGGGTACAACAGTCGTAGTACTATTTACAGAACCTGACATAATCCCAAAAGTTTCAACTTCTTGATCAATTAAAAGAACCAGTTCTCCAGCTTCCCATATATAAATCCTCATAAATTGTTTACCTCCACCATTTGTGAATTTGCTCGTAATCAATAAATCTCCATCTAAATGCGTACCGCTAAAAGTTCCATCTGCGTTAAGACTGACTTCTGGATTCTTAAAAATCCAAAGGCCCAAATCCGTATCCCCATTGGCTGCAAAACGATCAGCAAAGAAATAAAGGTTACATTCATCAGTAATCGCCACCCCTACATTTCCTAAATCATTTTTGTCAGAAACATTACTAATGGACCACCTCCAGTTTTCTAATAGTACAACATCGGATGTACCTTGTGTAAATTGATTGTCGACATTGCTCACTCCAGGAATATCTTTAGATAAACTTCCATCTTGAACATCGCGAGCATAAACGGTTGGTATTGAATTATCATTCAATACAGGACACCAATCTGATGGATCACCATCAATCGTTATTTGCCCATAAGCATTACCAGTGGACATAAAAAATGCTCCTATGCAAAAACAGCAGCAGAGCAATAACTTAAAAGAGGGCAAGCTCACTGTACCCGTCTCTGAACTTGTAAATTTG
Encoded here:
- a CDS encoding Phospholipase/Carboxylesterase, with amino-acid sequence MNSTKKEISYTTTNSYSTLNKLSNRTKTIWFVCHGMGQLSERFIEHFSILDEVENYIIAPQAPSKYYHTQEYKTVGASWLTKLNTKKDTENVLRYFDSIFENEHIPKDISINFLGYSQGVSVVMRYIASRKIQFTQLILFAGGIPVELKPENFTHLRMGFKVTYIYGDEDTYLNNPRIASEMKKLESLLPDAHKIARFSGNHTFNLEEAIKNI
- a CDS encoding Ig-like domain (group 2), whose translation is MLHKFTSSETGTVSLPSFKLLLCCCFCIGAFFMSTGNAYGQITIDGDPSDWCPVLNDNSIPTVYARDVQDGSLSKDIPGVSNVDNQFTQGTSDVVLLENWRWSISNVSDKNDLGNVGVAITDECNLYFFADRFAANGDTDLGLWIFKNPEVSLNADGTFSGTHLDGDLLITSKFTNGGGKQFMRIYIWEAGELVLLIDQEVETFGIMSGSVNSTTTVVPSCFDYRGKFAPKDKYTSGTFFEATVDLCKLEAEFGLSVNIDACFSSIIFKTSQSQEPTSANGDLVFGAFDSQPREKTLVGSDVCGSDSPNGTVTLEDSSTTECYQLQKYDSSTSSYMNYGAEVCGTGDDIVFEDLPQGEYQIVATTVATECTLTYGPVSVIIKDLTGTYEDSYTVCDGDTWTFSYDSDGDGNDESYGPYGEGVHTEDVTDINGCPYQLEFTVDEYDVTDTYMDSYTVCDGDSWTFSYDSDGDGNDESYGPYGEGVHTEDVTDINGCPYQLEFTVDEYDVTDTYTASYTVCDGGTWTFSYDSDGDGNDESYGPYGAAGSPHVENVTDINGCPYDLEFTVYENDVTDAYQDSYTVCDGDTWTFSYDSDGDGNDESYGPYGEGVHTEEVTDINGCPYQLEFTVDEYDVTDTYTASYTVCDGDTWTFSYDSDGDGNDESYGPYGEGVHTEDVTDINGCTYQLEFTVDEYDVTDTYTASYTVCDGDTWTFSYDSDGDGNDESYGPYGAAGSPHVENVFDINGCPYDLEFTVYENPIPACSIGFEGEDPSDLLTACDNATRTYAYLGVDETYNEYLWEIGAGGGATIMGSNDGTTVDVKPDAGETSFELILTITANYEGAPSCPSTCNEIVAVSPAPIVEEDEVCVGDTVSFFEEGATYESEDEAIATIDANGIATGVAEGGVLITVTVGECASSAILTVNPLPNVTLDPFLDGICLENGPVVLGGGLPVGGVYSGTGVTDDGNGLTFTFDPSSVGAGLSATVTYTYESEAGCSDSAMTDISVIQCVIECDTVFGYNSDTSLCFLEDNLDRWGWTNHITTPGEYRFTLYGGSGNDCDPTDEGSPATEYGFAIVNYDGETVTVHYETIDGNVLNEIHVYIGCTKYPMQKKGKKSVATVAPGQYNFNPTLGGGVQSYDLGPIEVSGDFYIILHGVACDGGPVDGDDGGSDSFAGSNAISCLNTVPDDVSTALSLSKESSVRVSPNPFVKNVEVNYEFDYNTKVDIEIVDIMGNVVRTYRNISYSKGENGKKEINLTNALDRMLFVRVTTEKETMIKQIISSNNKR